The Pyxidicoccus sp. MSG2 DNA segment GTGCTCACCACCGGCGTGCCGGGGTCCGACCAGATGATGATGAACTTCTCGGTGACGTTGCCCGCGCTGTCCGTGGCGCGCACCATGATGCCCTGGTCGCCGTAGTTCACCGTCACGTTGTGGGTGACGGAGCCGTTGCCGAACTCGAGCAGCGACACGTTGGCCCACTGGGTCTCCACGCGCACCGGCGTCTGGTCCTGCACCGACGACGTCACCGCCACCACCGACGAGCCGATGGCCGCGCCAGGCGCGGGCGACACGATGGTGAGGATGGGGGCCACGCGGTCCACCGTGAGGTTGACCTGCTTGGTGGTGACGCCGCCGAAGCTGTCGCGCGCCGTCATGGTGATGATGTTCGGGCCTTCCACCAGGGTGATGGTGGTGAAGATGAGGCCGCCGTTGCCCGGGGTGAGGACGATGGGCGCGCCGCCATTCACGATGAAGGCCGCGTAGGTGACGTAGGCGCCGGGGGCGCGCGGCGTGGCGTAGCCCCAGATGTCCAGGGTCGTCTCGCGGGTGTAGGCCGGCGGGTTGCCGATGGTGACCATCGGCGTCTCGTGCGGGAACGGGTCGATGATGATGGTGCGCGCGTCGGTGCTGCCCAGCAGGTTGGCCAGCGGCGCCTGCAGCTCCACGCCGGAGTACACCGCGCGGTAGTCCTGCGCGCCCGTCACCGTCCAGCTGTCCACGGCGGGATTCCACGGGGTGGTGAAGAGGCCGTCGCCGTCCAGGTCCTGGTCCGCGCCCACGGGCACGCCCGCGACGTAGAAGGTGACGACGCCCTTGCCCGGGCCGACGATGGGAGCGCCCGCGTCCGTCACGCGCGCCGACAGCGTGGCACCCTGGCCGATGATGACGTGCGCGTTGAGGGCGGGCGTCTGGATGGCGGTGACGGTGGGACGGCCCGTCACGGGAGGCAGCGGCGGGGTGTACGCGTTGACGCGGGCCTTGTCGGACACGCCCGGCGCGCCACCCGAGGCGGCGGTGAGGGTGAACTCGGAGGTGAGCGCCGGGAACAGGTCCGGGGGCGCGGTGATGGTGATGCTGACGGTGCCCTCGTCACCCGCGGCGAGGAACAGCGTGGGCTGGCTCACCACGGACGTCCACCCGGGCAGGCCGCCCTGGGTGCTCAGCGCGTACGTGTCCGCCTGGTAGCCGTGGTTCTTCACGCGGAAGGTGAACGTCGCCGTCTGCGAAGGGTTGGGGCCAATGAGCAGCTCCTTGCGGTCCGAGCCCACCACGGACACCTTCACGCTGAAGTCGCCGAAGCACGACAGGCCCAGGGCCGCGAAGGTGGTGGGGATGTCGAACGTCGCGGAGCCGGTGCGCCAGCTGCCGTCGGGGGACTGGCGCGTCTTCATCCACTCAATCGCGCTGCGCAGGCGCGGGTCCGTGGCGGGCTCGCGGCCGGCGAGGCACAGGCCGTAGATGGCGCTGCCGGTGGCGAAGTCGTTGGCGGCCTCGTTGGCCAGGTTGCCCCAGCCCGGGACGCCGGCGGTGGAGGCGCGCGCGATGAGGCGGTCGGCCAGGGTGTTGATGGCGGCGGTGTTCTCGCCGTTGGGGCCGGGGCCCGCGACCTTCAGGCCGACGATGGCCCAGGCCACCTCGAAGGTGTAGGGCATGCCGTTGCCGGTGGCGGAGGTGTCACCGTTGTTGAGGTTGGCGCGCAGGAAGGCGGCGGCCTTGTCCAGCGCGGCCTGGTACTGCGCGGCCTTCGCCGGGTCCACGCGCTGCTTCGCCTGGGCGATGCCCGTCATGACGCGCGCGGTGGTGGGCACGCTGCCGTGGTCCACCGGGAAGTTGGCGTGGTCCGACGGCCACCGGCCGCTGGCCTCCTGCGTGGTCAGCGCCCAGTTGGCCGCGGCGGTGAGCCCCGCGCTGTACTGGGTGGAGACGTTCTGGTCGTACCCGGCCAGGCCGAAGGTGGAGAAGGACGTCTTCTCGTTGCGGAACGACGTGCCCTCGTGAATCCACGAGCCGTTCGCCAGCTGGTCCACCTTGATGCGCTGGGCGAGGAACTCCAGGTTCTGGGTGTTGGTGCGGTTGTTTCCGACGACGACGTTCATGTCGTAGCCGTTGGCCTTGGCGTTGGCCATGCCGTAGACGACGGCGCCCTGGCGGTGGCACGCCACGCAGTTGTTGGCGTTGGTCCAGTTCGTCACGTCCGCGCTGAGGAAGTTGATGGCGCGCTGCGTGGCCTGGGTGTTGGTCTGCGTCTGGGCGGACGCGGGAAGGGCGAGGACGGACACCACCAGCGCCACCAGGCCGAGCAGGCCGGTGTGACGCGGCGCGGGCCGCCGTGAGGAATTGGGATGCATGACTCTCCGAAGGAACGCCGGGTGTCAGGAATTGACACCGCGCGCCAATCCTCCGGGGCGGTCTACAAGACGCAGCACGGCCCTCGCGGGGGAGACACCGTCTCCCTCCAGCGGGTGCTCTTGCTGCGAAATGGAAGGACTTCCCCCTCAGTCAGCGCGTATTGGCGGAATACTCCAGATTGGCTGGAAGTGTCCAGTAGCCGGATTTCGGACACTTCCCTGGTCGCTTGGGGTTGGATTGACCCCGGTATCCCGAGACACGTCTGTGACAGGGATTGGGCCGCGCCAGGCGAGGCTTCAGCCTCCGACGATGTCGAGCTGCTGGCCGACGCCGCGCTCGAGGGCGACGTCGTAGAGGGCGCGGGCGAGGGCCACGTCCTGGAGCGCGAGGCCGGTGGAGTCGAAGACGGTGATTTCGTCCCCGGAGCGGCCGGGCTTCTTGCCGGCGACGACTTCGCCGAGGGTGCCGGCAAGCTGCTCCTCCTTGAAGAGGCCGTCATGGAGGGGGACGTTGACCTCGCCG contains these protein-coding regions:
- a CDS encoding Ig-like domain-containing protein; its protein translation is MHPNSSRRPAPRHTGLLGLVALVVSVLALPASAQTQTNTQATQRAINFLSADVTNWTNANNCVACHRQGAVVYGMANAKANGYDMNVVVGNNRTNTQNLEFLAQRIKVDQLANGSWIHEGTSFRNEKTSFSTFGLAGYDQNVSTQYSAGLTAAANWALTTQEASGRWPSDHANFPVDHGSVPTTARVMTGIAQAKQRVDPAKAAQYQAALDKAAAFLRANLNNGDTSATGNGMPYTFEVAWAIVGLKVAGPGPNGENTAAINTLADRLIARASTAGVPGWGNLANEAANDFATGSAIYGLCLAGREPATDPRLRSAIEWMKTRQSPDGSWRTGSATFDIPTTFAALGLSCFGDFSVKVSVVGSDRKELLIGPNPSQTATFTFRVKNHGYQADTYALSTQGGLPGWTSVVSQPTLFLAAGDEGTVSITITAPPDLFPALTSEFTLTAASGGAPGVSDKARVNAYTPPLPPVTGRPTVTAIQTPALNAHVIIGQGATLSARVTDAGAPIVGPGKGVVTFYVAGVPVGADQDLDGDGLFTTPWNPAVDSWTVTGAQDYRAVYSGVELQAPLANLLGSTDARTIIIDPFPHETPMVTIGNPPAYTRETTLDIWGYATPRAPGAYVTYAAFIVNGGAPIVLTPGNGGLIFTTITLVEGPNIITMTARDSFGGVTTKQVNLTVDRVAPILTIVSPAPGAAIGSSVVAVTSSVQDQTPVRVETQWANVSLLEFGNGSVTHNVTVNYGDQGIMVRATDSAGNVTEKFIIIWSDPGTPVVSTNFADGQLYGPMLNDTFNYAINVQTISATTVRVNGGPVMNLPRGGGQIQTTAALLPGVNTFNITVTSETGVTTTTTRRVNYDVAPPQATLLSPVAGSTVSGTITLTARVTDNYGPIGFVGFSRDMSGIRSGTLQPNGTWTAELDTRELVDGAHTVDVWMNDGVNNFTVQSFNFNVDN